From one Triticum urartu cultivar G1812 chromosome 3, Tu2.1, whole genome shotgun sequence genomic stretch:
- the LOC125542926 gene encoding pentatricopeptide repeat-containing protein At4g14820-like, producing METRAPPLEGLSRHHKQVHAHLLRRGHPFPPAEHAEPDRAYLSVLRAATATPVLALAACACLRRAGLPAPGRHALPALLRAAARARCADSVGQAHALAVRVGAEDDGFIGTALVGAYAACRRVADARRMFEVMPDRDLVAWGVMLDSYCQTQDYREALLLLNKLKRSRMVPDQVILATVLSACGHTRHLRSGKVIHSYILVSDIFIDARLSSALLNMYANCADMEMAKKLYSGMQRKDMISSTVMVRGYAKNGKIDIARSIFNCMMEKDVVSWSAMIAGYAENNQPSEALILFKDMQECGVCPDEITLLSVISACANICSLDKARWIHSFVLNNGFCKILSICNALINMFSKCGSLTLALNVFNAMPRKNVITWTSMISAFAMHGDGKSALALFDKMKSEGVEPNGVTFLGLLFACCHAGLVDEGRSLFECMVQEYRIEPKHEHYGCMVDLMGKAKLLQEAVDLIKSMHVRPNVAVWGSLLAACWMHGDLELGAFSARKILELDPNHNGAYVFLSNMHAKSGDWNNAREARGVIEGHRVSKETSCSRVELNGIVHDFGAGGEKHQENHRTVLKFSGIISK from the exons ATGGAGACGCGAGCGCCGCCCCTCGAGGGCCTCTCCCGCCACCATAAGCAGGTGCACGCCCACCTCCTCCGCCGCGGCCACCCCTTTCCGCCGGCAGAGCACGCCGAACCTGACCGCGCCTACCTCTCCGTTCTgcgcgccgccaccgccacgcCAGTCCTCGCGCTCGCCGCTTGCGCGTGCCTCCGCCGCGCCGGCCTGCCAGCGCCGGGGCGCCACGCGCTCCCTGCCCtgctccgcgccgccgcccgcgcgcgCTGCGCCGACTCCGTGGGGCAGGCGCATGCCCTCGCCGTACGGGTCGGGGCCGAGGATGATGGGTTCATCGGGACCGCGCTGGTTGGCGCGTACGCGGCGTGCCGGCGCGTGGCCGACGCCCGCAGGATGTTCGAAGTAATGCCGGATCGGGATCTCGTCGCTTGGGGCGTCATGCTTGACAG TTATTGTCAGACTCAAGACTACAGAGAAGCATTGCTTCTACTCAATAAGCTGAAGAGATCAAGAATGGTGCCTGACCAAGTCATCCTTGCTACCGTTCTATCAGCCTGTGGTCATACACGGCATTTAAGATCCGGAAAAGTCATCCACTCATACATACTGGTCTCAGACATTTTTATCGATGCCCGCCTCAGTAGTGCCCTCTTAAACATGTATGCTAATTGTGCGGATATGGAGATGGCCAAGAAGCTATACAGCGGGATGCAAAGGAAGGACATGATATCATCAACTGTCATGGTCCGTGGATATGCTAAGAATGGAAAAATCGATATTGCTCGCTCCATATTCAACTGTATGATGGAGAAGGATGTGGTATCTTGGAGTGCTATGATAGCAGGATATGCTGAAAATAACCAACCAAGTGaagcgttgattttgttcaaagATATGCAAGAGTGTGGTGTCTGTCCTGATGAAATTACCCTATTGAGCGTCATATCTGCATGTGCTAATATCTGTTCCCTTGACAAAGCCAGATGGATCCATTCGTTTGTTTTGAATAATGGGTTTTGTAAGATATTGTCCATTTGCAATGCTCTTATTAATATGTTCTCAAAATGTGGAAGTTTGACTCTTGCCTTGAACGTGTTCAATGCAATGCCTCGAAAGAATGTTATCACCTGGACAAGTATGATTTCTGCCTTTGCTATGCATGGTGATGGCAAATCTGCCTTAGCCCTTTTTGACAAGATGAAAAGTGAAGGGGTTGAACCTAATGGCGTGACATTTCTTGGTTTATTGTTTGCCTGTTGTCATGCTGGTTTAGTTgatgaaggccgttccttgtttgAATGTATGGTCCAGGAATACAGGATTGAACCCAAGCATGAGCATTATGGCTGTATGGTGGATCTTATGGGAAAGGCTAAACTTCTGCAGGAAGCAGTTGATCTCATAAAGTCAATGCATGTAAGACCTAATGTGGCTGTTTGGGGATCTCTGTTAGCAGCCTGCTGGATGCATGGTGATCTTGAGCTCGGTGCATTTTCTGCAAGGAAGATTTTGGAGTTGGATCCCAATCACAATGGAGCATACGTGTTTTTATCGAACATGCACGCAAAATCTGGTGACTGGAACAATGCTCGAGAGGCAAGAGGAGTAATTGAAGGCCATAGGGTTTCGAAAGAAACAAGCTGCAGTCGGGTAGAGCTGAATGGGATAGTCCACGATTTTGGAGCTGGAGGTGAGAAACATCAGGAAAATCATAGGACCGTTCTAAAGTTTAGTGGGATAATTTCTAAATGA